The Solibacillus daqui genome has a segment encoding these proteins:
- a CDS encoding restriction endonuclease, whose translation MSIWLFRAGSAGEFEDKFLKDERVYLTWNDLNVDLREFQAQSDLRDFLIDHYELAKPKTAVNWASQIFPIIAKMQKGDWVILPSKRSRTIHFGEIIGDYTFDETLGSPYYHYRKVKWFATDIPRDNFEQDLLYSFGAFMTVCKIHKNDAEVRLKAMANNGWKHSNQPQPVIINDEEDVIENIEEHMLDQISDYITKKFKGHRMERLIEEILKAKGYTTYRSPEGADGGIDILAASGELGFGGTKICVQVKSHDAPVDRPAMDQLIGTMSNVGADYGLLVSWRGFKTTVTKEIPKQFFKLRLWDANDVIKEIFNHYDQLSIEIRSEIPLKQIWVLNFEE comes from the coding sequence ATGAGTATTTGGCTATTTAGAGCTGGTTCAGCAGGTGAGTTTGAAGATAAGTTTTTAAAGGATGAGCGTGTGTATTTAACTTGGAATGATTTAAATGTCGATCTAAGGGAATTTCAGGCTCAAAGCGATCTACGAGATTTTTTAATTGATCATTACGAATTAGCAAAGCCCAAAACTGCGGTCAATTGGGCATCGCAAATTTTTCCGATTATAGCAAAAATGCAAAAAGGGGATTGGGTCATACTCCCAAGCAAACGAAGCCGTACGATTCATTTTGGAGAGATTATAGGAGACTATACTTTTGATGAAACGTTAGGAAGCCCATACTACCATTACAGAAAAGTAAAGTGGTTTGCAACTGACATACCGCGCGATAATTTTGAACAGGATCTACTCTATTCATTTGGTGCTTTTATGACCGTTTGTAAGATTCATAAGAATGATGCCGAAGTTCGTTTAAAGGCGATGGCCAATAATGGATGGAAACATTCAAATCAACCGCAGCCGGTAATAATAAATGATGAAGAAGATGTTATTGAAAATATTGAAGAACATATGTTGGATCAAATTTCGGACTATATTACAAAGAAATTCAAAGGACATCGAATGGAACGATTAATTGAAGAAATTTTAAAAGCAAAGGGATATACAACATATCGCAGTCCAGAAGGGGCAGATGGTGGTATAGATATTTTAGCAGCCTCAGGCGAATTAGGTTTTGGCGGAACAAAAATTTGTGTACAAGTAAAATCACATGATGCACCAGTTGATAGACCAGCGATGGATCAATTAATTGGCACGATGAGTAATGTAGGTGCGGATTATGGTTTATTAGTTTCGTGGCGCGGATTTAAAACAACTGTTACAAAAGAAATTCCTAAGCAATTTTTCAAACTACGTCTATGGGATGCTAATGATGTAATTAAAGAGATTTTTAACCATTATGACCAACTTTCAATTGAAATTCGTTCGGAGATACCGTTGAAGCAAATTTGGGTTCTAAATTTTGAAGAGTAA
- a CDS encoding helicase-related protein: protein MLKIGEIIKGSFWPEIVEIKHFEEIDEDLYLVESIGRKTNKYYEQYLDKVQLSQLENIQEEKSTFNAKRLQHYLQYYILKTEEKYSQSRARGNKKVIPLPHQIEAVYSRMLQSPQVRYLLADDPGAGKTIMSGMLIRELIARQATERVLILVPPLVLKQWQEELKDKFGDEFMIVNRSLLNSSSEVNPFELHDKIISSLYWAAREEIKSYIMKANFDLVIVDEAHKMAAYTHGVKNRKISRTKIYQLGESLLRHTEHCLLLTATPHKGDKENFRHLMSLVDHDIFSRLNTGDSIYEKSNPFVIRRLKETMKNFDGTPLFPKRTTKTIAFDLSYEEQELYEEVTAYAREHFNRAKQNNKPNVAFAMMILQRRLSSSIDAIYLSLKRRKGKLEELLESELSTVKIVEPFEYDELSIDEQEEVEALIEGETDVIDIEELRVEISILYDLVQKAERLVYQDVEVKYAELESTLFGEDGLLSKGEKILIFTESKDTLYYLERKLLNHVPEITKIVGDFSMDQRREQVEKFRNDVQIMLATDAGGESINLQFCNQMINYDIPWNPNRLEQRMGRIHRIGQKNEVFIFNLVASNTREGDVLIRLLTKMDQMREDLGQDQVYDFIGEVLEENNIDLANLMERAISGRENLDELVATMEKTFSDEHKRLLEIAKQERLDDSSFDLPGARRAYQEISISSMPPRVYGEFAVKQFETSRIKLNFSNDSKTVRIDRFPKNIRELIKRKKYALRTDESLRFSLSASKQTEDVTLLPNDHPVKKLAMELASQELQQVALPVCNVKATVSEPLIIELSRISVVDGNSRELEQELMLLAKRETGKFIQIDPYFLFQQPLKFVNSEANEDKSFKRESIIQAKKVLQSVQMKRDDYLNRKSTYLRRSFDEQMQVLQERLTNYLEDNPNNKNSALINQTYTQIEDLEERSKERLEDIERERSIQLQSIKSLTQLHVQPISSAARIIPADYVNNVKQYENDNGRLNIREKKAYGLVDFTSEEADGNTRFILVTPSLKALDEQIILEDYKELNGSVYIYVLQQGKIIEEIKMEQLVGV, encoded by the coding sequence ATGCTTAAGATTGGAGAAATTATCAAAGGTTCATTCTGGCCAGAAATAGTAGAAATTAAGCACTTTGAAGAAATCGATGAAGATTTATATTTAGTAGAATCGATTGGACGTAAAACCAATAAGTATTATGAACAGTATTTAGATAAAGTTCAGCTTAGCCAATTGGAAAATATTCAAGAAGAAAAAAGTACATTCAATGCCAAGCGCTTACAACATTATTTACAGTATTACATTTTAAAAACGGAAGAAAAATACTCACAATCCCGAGCGCGTGGCAATAAAAAGGTCATTCCGCTTCCGCATCAAATTGAAGCTGTTTACAGTCGAATGCTACAATCTCCACAAGTACGTTATTTACTTGCCGATGATCCAGGGGCAGGGAAAACGATTATGTCGGGTATGTTAATTCGCGAATTAATAGCAAGACAAGCTACCGAGCGAGTTTTGATTTTAGTTCCTCCATTAGTATTAAAGCAATGGCAGGAGGAATTAAAGGATAAGTTCGGGGATGAGTTTATGATTGTCAATCGAAGTCTGTTGAATAGTTCGAGCGAAGTGAACCCTTTTGAATTACATGACAAAATTATTTCATCACTTTATTGGGCTGCAAGAGAAGAGATTAAATCGTACATAATGAAGGCTAATTTTGATTTAGTTATTGTCGATGAGGCGCATAAAATGGCTGCCTATACGCATGGTGTGAAGAATCGGAAAATTAGTCGAACAAAGATTTATCAGCTAGGAGAAAGTTTACTTCGCCATACAGAGCATTGCTTATTGTTGACTGCTACACCGCATAAAGGGGATAAAGAGAACTTCCGTCATTTGATGAGCTTAGTCGATCATGATATTTTTTCACGATTAAATACGGGAGATTCTATTTACGAAAAGAGTAATCCATTTGTAATTCGTCGTTTAAAAGAAACGATGAAGAACTTTGATGGCACTCCGTTATTCCCGAAGCGTACAACGAAAACAATTGCATTCGACTTAAGCTATGAGGAACAAGAGCTTTATGAAGAAGTAACTGCGTATGCGCGGGAACATTTTAATCGTGCCAAGCAAAATAATAAACCGAATGTTGCATTTGCGATGATGATTTTGCAGCGTCGTTTAAGTTCATCGATTGACGCGATTTATTTATCGTTAAAACGGCGAAAAGGAAAATTAGAAGAATTACTTGAATCGGAACTATCAACAGTTAAAATAGTTGAACCTTTTGAATACGACGAACTTTCGATTGATGAGCAAGAGGAAGTTGAAGCACTAATTGAAGGTGAAACAGATGTCATTGATATTGAGGAATTACGTGTTGAAATTTCGATTTTATATGATTTGGTTCAGAAAGCAGAAAGACTAGTTTATCAAGATGTAGAGGTTAAGTATGCAGAATTAGAAAGTACTTTATTTGGTGAAGATGGATTGCTTTCTAAAGGAGAGAAGATTTTAATTTTTACAGAGTCGAAGGACACGTTGTATTACCTAGAACGAAAGCTATTAAATCACGTACCTGAAATAACGAAGATTGTCGGTGATTTCTCAATGGATCAGCGTCGTGAACAGGTTGAAAAATTCCGTAATGATGTGCAAATTATGCTGGCAACAGATGCCGGTGGAGAATCTATTAACCTTCAGTTCTGTAATCAAATGATTAACTATGACATCCCGTGGAATCCGAACCGATTAGAGCAGCGTATGGGGCGTATTCACCGTATTGGGCAGAAGAATGAAGTATTTATTTTCAATCTAGTTGCGAGTAATACAAGAGAAGGTGACGTACTAATTCGTTTATTAACGAAAATGGATCAAATGCGTGAAGACTTAGGACAAGATCAAGTTTATGATTTTATCGGTGAGGTACTCGAAGAAAATAATATAGATTTGGCGAATTTAATGGAACGTGCGATTAGTGGGCGCGAAAATCTAGATGAGCTTGTGGCGACGATGGAAAAAACGTTTTCTGATGAACATAAACGCTTATTAGAAATAGCGAAACAAGAGCGTTTAGATGACTCTAGCTTTGATTTACCTGGAGCGAGAAGGGCATATCAAGAAATTTCAATAAGTAGTATGCCACCGCGAGTATATGGTGAATTTGCCGTAAAGCAATTTGAAACTTCTCGAATCAAATTGAATTTTTCAAATGATAGCAAAACTGTTCGAATAGATCGTTTCCCTAAAAATATTCGTGAATTAATAAAGAGAAAGAAATATGCATTACGAACAGACGAATCGTTAAGATTTTCATTAAGTGCATCTAAACAGACGGAAGATGTAACACTACTGCCTAATGATCATCCTGTCAAGAAACTAGCAATGGAACTAGCAAGTCAGGAGTTACAGCAGGTTGCATTGCCTGTTTGTAATGTAAAAGCAACTGTAAGTGAGCCATTAATTATTGAATTAAGTCGTATAAGTGTTGTCGATGGGAATAGTCGTGAATTGGAGCAGGAATTGATGTTACTTGCTAAAAGAGAAACAGGAAAATTTATTCAAATCGACCCGTATTTCTTATTCCAACAGCCATTAAAGTTTGTAAATAGTGAAGCTAACGAAGATAAATCGTTTAAACGAGAGTCAATTATTCAAGCGAAAAAAGTGCTGCAATCCGTTCAAATGAAGCGTGATGATTATTTAAATCGAAAAAGCACGTATTTACGTCGCTCATTTGATGAACAAATGCAAGTATTACAGGAACGTTTAACGAACTATTTAGAAGACAATCCGAACAATAAAAATAGCGCATTAATTAATCAAACATACACGCAAATTGAAGATTTAGAAGAGCGCAGTAAAGAACGTTTAGAGGATATCGAACGAGAGCGAAGCATCCAATTACAATCGATTAAATCGCTTACGCAATTACATGTACAACCGATTAGTAGTGCTGCACGGATAATACCGGCTGATTATGTAAATAATGTGAAGCAATACGAAAATGACAATGGTCGATTAAATATTCGTGAAAAAAAAGCATACGGACTGGTTGATTTCACAAGTGAAGAAGCGGATGGAAATACGCGCTTTATTTTAGTAACACCATCATTAAAAGCATTAGATGAGCAAATTATTCTAGAGGATTATAAAGAATTGAATGGTTCAGTCTATATTTATGTATTACAGCAAGGAAAAATTATTGAAGAAATAAAAATGGAACAATTAGTGGGGGTATAA
- the pglZ gene encoding BREX-1 system phosphatase PglZ type A, whose translation MNVLQLLKERIEDELHKKNKPRTVVFWYDEQGEHTLESLKEELADQPIHVRALTRNNFFSLKIEIETEKKDESFLLYAKYAKPEKEKNYLLDMELYGTEFKADTTALYAEQLQVSDTLLREMMQEYPEFFKSAERKEKLKKVLKPQASEREFEYAMLAVLTGAQVADMDKIAQNLLMAGLQEDSNELYKSIAKRFSKEQLFVLLGQYFGVHIEAYTLQHLMEHILYAHFQRYAQFEDSTLQKKYETTRANASALFVDDWLQTKDREVLEQYMQEIEGSFSIVELLNDRPVEHYADISTFPIIDVLLIKKLTTELLHQTSNLEDWKEILQKRLNMHWANRNERIRGLLTVLVHVVDLTMHKTLLKQYDTRIPLYVQYASNLYLIDQAYRRFIVGYMQLENREVLDELAEKLTNWYENKYLSKVAEETNYTLEQEELGKLPKQVAFYRENIEPIMQKESTRVFVIISDALRFEAGAELRERLDARANGSATISPLVANLPTYTQLGMASLLPHETLTIAPNRTVLADGEPTNGLTNRIKILQKYVPEAIAFRFDEISSWSRATADEQLKGKRLVYVYHDVIDAVGDSVKSERETYAAVERTTNDLGKLVDLLSRWQAKRIFITADHGFLYQNSKVENAEKVASVDGEKFDSNRRFIIGENLVIGAGAIAVPETFTTLQGAEKAIAKGINRFVGGGGLQFVHGGATPQEVIIPLIDYRRTSQATSVEISVAMPSRVIKNFRVEVPMYQEQSISTEFMAHTVRFAFYLDGERISNEVDYTFNMQGQNHERTAKLLFDFTEQYYKSGQKCTLKMATVEGNKVTPYGEAEFTIHMYNVLF comes from the coding sequence TTGAACGTATTACAATTATTAAAAGAACGCATAGAAGATGAATTACATAAAAAGAACAAGCCCCGTACAGTTGTTTTTTGGTATGACGAGCAGGGGGAGCATACGTTGGAATCGCTAAAGGAAGAACTAGCAGATCAGCCGATTCATGTACGGGCATTGACACGTAATAATTTCTTCTCGTTAAAAATAGAAATTGAAACAGAGAAAAAAGACGAATCGTTTTTACTATATGCGAAATATGCAAAGCCTGAAAAGGAAAAAAATTATTTACTTGATATGGAACTGTACGGGACAGAATTTAAGGCTGATACAACAGCTTTATATGCAGAGCAGTTACAAGTGAGTGACACATTGCTGCGTGAAATGATGCAAGAGTATCCAGAGTTTTTCAAAAGTGCTGAGCGTAAAGAAAAGCTAAAAAAAGTGTTGAAGCCACAAGCAAGTGAGCGTGAATTTGAATATGCGATGTTAGCTGTATTAACTGGGGCGCAAGTTGCGGATATGGACAAAATTGCGCAAAATCTATTGATGGCTGGCTTACAAGAAGATTCAAATGAGTTATATAAATCGATTGCAAAGCGTTTTAGTAAAGAGCAACTCTTTGTTTTATTAGGGCAGTATTTCGGTGTTCATATTGAGGCATATACATTACAACATTTAATGGAGCATATTTTGTATGCCCATTTCCAACGTTATGCGCAGTTTGAGGATTCTACGTTGCAGAAAAAGTATGAAACGACACGTGCTAATGCCAGCGCATTATTTGTAGATGATTGGTTACAAACGAAGGACCGTGAAGTGTTAGAGCAATATATGCAAGAAATCGAAGGGTCGTTTTCGATTGTTGAATTGTTAAATGATCGTCCAGTAGAGCATTATGCGGACATTTCAACGTTCCCGATTATAGATGTTTTATTAATTAAAAAGCTGACGACAGAACTGCTGCATCAAACTTCTAATTTAGAGGATTGGAAAGAGATTTTACAAAAACGTTTAAACATGCATTGGGCAAATCGTAACGAGCGTATTCGTGGACTTTTAACGGTCTTAGTACATGTGGTAGATTTAACGATGCATAAAACTTTGTTAAAGCAATATGATACGCGTATTCCGTTATATGTTCAATATGCAAGTAATCTTTATTTAATTGATCAAGCATATCGTCGTTTTATAGTAGGATATATGCAACTTGAAAATAGAGAAGTATTAGACGAGTTAGCTGAAAAGTTAACGAACTGGTATGAAAATAAGTATTTATCAAAAGTAGCGGAAGAAACGAACTATACTTTAGAACAAGAGGAACTAGGGAAGCTCCCAAAACAGGTTGCTTTCTATAGGGAAAATATTGAACCGATTATGCAAAAGGAATCAACGCGTGTATTCGTCATTATTTCAGATGCGTTACGTTTTGAAGCGGGGGCAGAGCTGCGTGAGCGATTAGATGCACGTGCAAATGGTAGTGCTACGATTAGTCCACTCGTTGCAAATTTGCCAACTTATACACAGCTCGGTATGGCCTCACTTTTACCACATGAAACGTTGACGATTGCCCCAAACAGAACAGTATTAGCAGATGGTGAGCCGACAAATGGTTTAACGAATCGTATTAAGATTTTACAAAAATATGTGCCAGAAGCGATTGCCTTCCGATTTGATGAAATTTCGTCTTGGTCACGTGCTACAGCAGATGAGCAGTTAAAGGGTAAACGTTTAGTGTATGTGTATCATGACGTGATTGACGCTGTGGGTGATTCAGTTAAATCAGAACGTGAAACATATGCGGCAGTTGAACGAACGACGAATGATTTAGGGAAGCTTGTAGATTTGCTTTCAAGATGGCAGGCGAAACGTATTTTCATTACGGCAGATCACGGGTTCTTATATCAAAATTCAAAAGTTGAAAATGCCGAGAAAGTAGCAAGTGTTGACGGCGAGAAATTTGATAGCAATCGTCGCTTTATAATTGGTGAAAACTTAGTTATTGGTGCTGGGGCAATTGCTGTGCCAGAAACCTTTACGACATTACAAGGCGCGGAGAAAGCTATTGCGAAAGGTATTAACCGTTTCGTTGGTGGCGGAGGTTTACAATTTGTACATGGTGGGGCAACACCACAAGAGGTAATCATACCGTTAATTGATTATCGCCGTACGTCACAAGCGACATCTGTTGAAATTAGTGTAGCGATGCCATCACGTGTTATTAAAAACTTCCGTGTTGAAGTACCTATGTACCAGGAGCAAAGTATTTCTACAGAGTTTATGGCACATACTGTTCGTTTTGCGTTTTATTTAGATGGGGAACGTATTTCAAATGAAGTCGATTATACGTTTAATATGCAGGGCCAAAACCATGAACGTACAGCGAAACTGTTATTTGATTTTACCGAGCAATATTATAAATCGGGTCAAAAATGTACGCTGAAAATGGCAACAGTCGAAGGAAATAAAGTAACGCCTTATGGTGAAGCTGAGTTTACTATTCATATGTATAACGTGTTGTTTTAA
- a CDS encoding DUF4145 domain-containing protein: MSQKLQEILFGINPNLAELTQDIEKLLFVSPRAAMQTTRTMAETLVRQVAQLEGLEHSELSFGEIQMKLKNEGIITPTTDNAIHFVRRQGNSASHDGTRKMLIREALTCWEYQHLILTWFIETYASPDIEVPDYIEPVPEKSAADREYLIEHIEALMQTFVQKQPMPENVVTEQKVSRRIYYKDQFVEIPDFLRDAFLLPQRFPKSTTFLIRLNGEQQARIMSELPYQLEGIYQHVKRFKETNDECFFEELRLFVEEEQKRKILMEQYRGEVLLFYKSDFVILTEALGNVALTKDNFPGQTSLLNSLQEQGFLHVKDFPKELVLLGKYRNVGETALANLFNQLKVKGMEFVKVEI, from the coding sequence GTGTCGCAAAAATTACAAGAAATTTTATTCGGAATTAATCCAAATTTAGCTGAGCTAACGCAAGATATCGAAAAGCTCCTTTTTGTTTCACCTAGAGCAGCGATGCAAACAACGCGAACAATGGCGGAAACATTAGTTCGTCAAGTTGCACAATTGGAAGGGCTTGAGCATAGCGAGTTAAGTTTCGGTGAAATACAAATGAAGTTAAAAAATGAAGGTATCATTACACCAACAACGGATAATGCGATTCACTTCGTTCGGCGCCAAGGAAATTCAGCAAGTCATGATGGTACGCGTAAAATGCTAATTAGAGAAGCATTAACTTGTTGGGAGTATCAGCATTTGATTTTGACATGGTTTATAGAAACTTATGCATCACCAGATATAGAGGTTCCAGATTATATTGAGCCGGTTCCTGAGAAAAGCGCGGCTGATAGGGAATATTTAATCGAACATATTGAAGCATTAATGCAGACGTTTGTGCAAAAACAGCCGATGCCAGAAAATGTTGTAACCGAGCAAAAGGTTAGTCGTAGAATTTACTATAAAGATCAATTTGTTGAGATACCGGATTTTTTACGTGATGCATTTTTATTGCCACAGCGTTTCCCAAAATCCACAACATTTTTAATTCGTTTGAATGGCGAACAGCAAGCACGCATTATGAGTGAACTGCCATATCAATTAGAAGGTATTTACCAGCATGTAAAGCGCTTTAAAGAGACTAATGATGAATGCTTCTTTGAAGAATTACGGTTATTCGTTGAAGAAGAACAAAAACGTAAAATATTGATGGAGCAATATCGCGGGGAAGTCTTGTTATTTTACAAATCAGATTTTGTTATTTTAACAGAGGCATTAGGAAATGTTGCGTTAACGAAGGACAACTTTCCTGGCCAAACAAGCTTACTTAACTCGTTACAAGAGCAAGGTTTCTTACATGTTAAGGATTTCCCAAAAGAGCTAGTGCTATTAGGCAAGTACCGCAATGTTGGCGAGACGGCATTAGCGAATTTATTTAATCAGTTAAAGGTGAAGGGAATGGAGTTTGTAAAGGTTGAAATTTAA
- a CDS encoding YdbC family protein: MAEIKYEVVEHIGVLSESSKGWKKELNHISWNGNAPKYDIREWAPNREKMGKGVTLSEEEFKALKGLLNQI; encoded by the coding sequence ATGGCAGAAATAAAATACGAAGTTGTTGAGCATATCGGCGTACTATCAGAATCATCTAAGGGTTGGAAGAAAGAACTAAATCATATTAGCTGGAACGGTAATGCACCGAAGTATGACATCCGTGAATGGGCGCCTAATCGTGAAAAGATGGGGAAGGGTGTTACGTTGTCAGAGGAAGAGTTTAAAGCGTTAAAGGGCTTATTAAATCAAATATAA